Part of the Chloroflexota bacterium genome is shown below.
AACGATGCCCCCAAATTTGGCATGCAAATCCATCTGTGAGGCGACCACGTTGGAAAGAATGGTCCCATCGGCCACCAGGGCGGCGGCTGTCTCATCGCAGGAAGTCTCGATTCCCAGTATCATGGCGTTATTGGGCTTGCCTTTTTCTTTGCTGGGCCAGCAGGGCCTCAGCCAAAGGTTCCTTCAGGTATAGGGGCACCAGAGAAAGCGCATCATCACTCTCGCCCCGCTCAAAGCGAGACAAGGCCAGCATAGCCATCGCCGCGCCTCTGCGACCCTCACCTGAGTCTCTGAACCTGGCCTGGGAGCCAAGCTTCTCGTATATGGCCTGGCGATGCAGATGTGCTGCCTCTCCCAGAAACAGCACCGGCTCTTTGATTTTCGCCAGCAATCCCTCAATGGGGCCAGCAGAACACTCGCCTTCTTTGGCCAGCGTCTTGCCGTCGGAACGGTAGAAGCCGCCGTAGACGTTCCCTCTGCCGGCCGCCACCAGGGGACAGATCAGAATAGGTGTGTCTCTTGCCTGGTGCGCCAGGGCATCCAGAGACGAGATGCCACAAAGGGGCTTGCTGGTGGCATAAGCCAGGATTTTCCCTACGGTTATCCCCACCCTGACCCCCGTCCAGAACCCAGGGCCTATCCCAACTGCCAAGCCATCGACGTTTGTGAGGGTAAGGCCCGAATCTGTCAAAACCCGATCAATGTTGAGGATGATGTCTTCCAGTGAGTTGCCTTCGACTTCCGACACGAAGTCCGCCAGCACCCGGTGGCCATCGATCAGCCCTACAGCATCAAAGCGTCCCGAGGTATCAAGGGATAGTATTTTCATTGGCTTTCCAACTCGGCAAGCAACTTGTGAAACTGTTCGCCGAAAGCGGAGAGCACAATCTCCCGCTTTCTGGCAGAAAGAACGGTGAAGTCCACGGCAAGATAATTGTCAGAGAGGAGAGCCGAGATCCTCTCGGCCCACTCTATTATAGCCACCCCGGACTCTGCCTGTCGCAGCAAGTCCAGCACGCCTAACTCCAGGGCCATGTCCACGCCTTCGATGCGGTACAAGTCCAGATGCAGTACCAGGAGCCTCCCCTGGTACTCGTTCACGAAGGCAAAGCTGGGGCTGGTGACATGCCTTTTGGGTATGTCCAGCCCGGCGCACAGGCCCTTGGTGAAACACGTCTTGCCAGAGCCCAGTTCCCCCGTCAACGCCACCACGCTTCCTAGCCCCAACCTCTGCCCTATCCTCTTACCGAGGTCTTGTGTGGCTGAAGGGCTGCCCGTTAAGAATGAGCGCTTCTTCATACGGAATGCCTTCCTAGGGGTGGGTGTCAGGTCCCTGACCTGACCCGTATTCCTGGTCCCACCCCAGACCTAGCGCAAAGCGAATAGCCGCGTCAATTTCCCGCAGCTTGTCAGCACTTGCCCCGCCAGCCGAGCACGGAGGTAGTCTTATAGTCTGTAAGGATAATCAAACCTTGGCTACTCGGCTAGTCCACATTTAGGACTGGTCTGTAGCCATGGTGCAGGGCATAGAGCAGAATTAACTTGCGCTCCATGTACTTGATAAGTAGATCATTGACTTCATTGAGAAGCTCGAGGTTACCAGTTATGGTTACTTTAGCATTACTCACGTATATATCCAATAAGGAACATGGTGCAAGTTCCAGGAATGCCTTTTGCAACTCTTGACACGGCAGAGTTGAAACATATAGATGCGAGAGATCAGTACCAAATAGCTCCACATATATTCTGGCACGATACTTTCCGGTCCTGTTCTTAACAGCTCCTTCAAAGGCATCCCAGCGGCTCTTGAAGCCTCCTTCTCCTTTAGAGCTTTGCCCGATACATATTACGCTCTTTTCTAGAGGGTCTGCCGACCCTGGAGACGGCTGATGCTGAAATCTAGCAAACAAGTATACCCCTCCTTGATCTTCCATCCCTTTGCCAGCCAAGCTATTCCGGCTAATCCAACTAACCCAAGACGAGAAACATATTTCCCGACTCATCTCCATCCCTGTCGGTAATCCTTCTAATATTCTCAAATTGAGGTGGATGTCAGTTCTCGACCTGCCCCGAACTCCCCACGCATCCGGGCTGAGCCACCGGCGGTGTCCTACTCTTAGTCTCTGCCAGCAGCAATATCCCGCCGATAGTGGCAGCCTTCAAAGTGGATTCGCGGTAGATTGGAATATACCCTGGCCCGCGCCTCACCTAAAGTGCTACCCCTGGCTGCTACGGTAAGCACCCTCCCTCCATCAGTCACCACCCCATCCTTTTCCTTGGTCCCGGCGTGGAAGACAAGTATATCGCTTTCCAGCTTATCCAGGCCGGTTATGGGGAAGCCGGTCTTATAGCTTCCAGGATAGCCTGCCGAGGCCATCACCACACCGACACAGGCTTCGTCGCCCCACTCAATTTTTGCCCCTTCGAGCTTGCCCTGGATCACCGCTATCATAACATCCATCAAATCCGTCTTCAAGCGAGGCAGGATGACCTGGGTTTCCGGGTCACCAAACCGGGCATTGAACTCCAGGACCTTGACCCCATCGGAGGTGACCATCAGTCCGGCATAGAGCACGCCTCTATACGGTGTTCCTTCCTGGGCTATGGCCTGCACTGCTGGTTCCAGGATGGTGCGCTGCACTTCTTCCACCCTGGACTGATCGAAGAAACCGGGCGGGCTATAGCTGCCCATACCTCCGGTGTTCGGGCCCTGATCGCC
Proteins encoded:
- the tsaE gene encoding tRNA (adenosine(37)-N6)-threonylcarbamoyltransferase complex ATPase subunit type 1 TsaE encodes the protein MKKRSFLTGSPSATQDLGKRIGQRLGLGSVVALTGELGSGKTCFTKGLCAGLDIPKRHVTSPSFAFVNEYQGRLLVLHLDLYRIEGVDMALELGVLDLLRQAESGVAIIEWAERISALLSDNYLAVDFTVLSARKREIVLSAFGEQFHKLLAELESQ
- the tsaB gene encoding tRNA (adenosine(37)-N6)-threonylcarbamoyltransferase complex dimerization subunit type 1 TsaB yields the protein MKILSLDTSGRFDAVGLIDGHRVLADFVSEVEGNSLEDIILNIDRVLTDSGLTLTNVDGLAVGIGPGFWTGVRVGITVGKILAYATSKPLCGISSLDALAHQARDTPILICPLVAAGRGNVYGGFYRSDGKTLAKEGECSAGPIEGLLAKIKEPVLFLGEAAHLHRQAIYEKLGSQARFRDSGEGRRGAAMAMLALSRFERGESDDALSLVPLYLKEPLAEALLAQQRKRQAQ